One segment of Panicum virgatum strain AP13 chromosome 1K, P.virgatum_v5, whole genome shotgun sequence DNA contains the following:
- the LOC120647181 gene encoding probable phospholipase A2 homolog 1, translating to MSPRRPLAAVLLAAAVLLAYASSTQPLPPCSRSCAALNCDSVGIRYGKYCGVGWSGCDGEEPCDDLDACCRDHDHCVDKKGLMSVKCHEKFKNCMRKVKKAGKVGFSVKCPYEMAMATMTQGMDMAIMLSQLGSQKLEL from the exons ATGTCGCCGCGCCGTCcactcgccgccgtcctcctcgccgccgccgtcctcctcgccTACGCTTCCTCAACGCAGCCGCTGCCTCCGTGCAGTCGCTCGTGCGCCGCCCTCAACTGCGACT CCGTGGGGATCCGCTACGGCAAGTACTGCGGCGTGGGATGGAGCGGCTGCGACGGGGAGGAGCCCTGCGACGACCTCGACGCCTGCTGCCGCGACCACGACCACTGCGTCGACAAGAAAG GTCTGATGAGCGTGAAATGCCATGAGAAGTTCAAAAACTGCATGAGGAAAGTGAAAAAGGCAGGCAAGGTTGGGTTCTCCGTGAAATGCCCGTACGAGATGGCCATGGCAACAATGACTCAAGGGATGGACATGGCCATCATGCTCAGCCAGTTGGGCAGCCAGAAGCTGGAACTCTAG
- the LOC120647123 gene encoding protein argonaute 1C-like isoform X2, whose translation MGSRRGRRQQQQQQQQQQEQEEEGSQPPHPRPAAAGRGGRAQQAPQGGGRGGNQGRPSPVHEAHQQQPRGRPGEHPGRGHARGRGGTGTRPQQYPRAGAGAATGGQGLSTGPSSPLAPELRQAMQAPHELPQASPPQAGPSQSPPEIQPMEEHKLAAGHQAVPAIPSSSKSLRFPLRPGKGSVGTRCLVKANHFFAQLPDRDLHHYDVSITPEVTSRLLSRAIIKELVNLHKQSYLGGRLPAYDGRKSLYTAGPLPFTSQEFHITLLDDDDGSGSERRRRKFKVVIKFAARADLHRLELFLAGRHAEAPQEALQVLDIVLRELPSARYAPFGRSFFSPDLGRRQPLGDGLESWRGFYQSIRPTQMGLSLNIDMSATAFIEPLPVIEFVAQLLNSDIHSRPLSDAERVKIKKALRGVKVEVTHRGNMRRKYRISALTTQATRELTFPVDEGGTMKSVVQYFQETYGFSIQHTYLPCLQVGNQQRPNYLPMEVCKIVEGQRYSKRLNQNQIRALLEETCQHPRDRERDIIRMVKHNAYDRDDYAQEFGIKISDRLASVEARILPAPRLKYNETGQEKDCLPRVGQWNMMNKKMVNGGKVRSWICVNFARNVQESVVRGFCHELALMCQASGMDFAREPVLPPLYARPDQVERALKARYHDAMNVLGPQRKELDLLIGILPDNNGSLYGDLKRVCEIDLGIVSQCCCTKQVFKMNKQILANLALKINVKVGGRNTVLVDAVSRRIPLVTDRPTIIFGADVTHPHPGEDSSPSIAAVVASQDWPEVTKYAGLVSAQAHRQELIEDLYKVWQDPQRGTVSGGMIRELLISFKRSTGEKPQRIIFYRDGVSEGQFYQVLLYELNAIRKACASLEANYQPKVTFVVVQKRHHTRLFAHNHNDRNSIDRSGNILPG comes from the exons ATGGGGTCGAGGAGgggaaggcggcagcagcagcagcagcagcagcagcagcaggagcaggaggaggagggctcaCAGCCTCCGCACCcgcggcctgctgctgctggaagaggcGGTCGTGCTCAGCAGGCACCGCAAGGAGGAGGTCGTGGGGGGAACCAGGGGCGCCCATCTCCTGTTCACGAGGCccaccagcagcagcccagGGGTCGCCCTGGAGAGCATCCGGGCAGGGGACAtgctcgcggtcgcggtggaACTGGAACGCGGCCGCAACAGTACCCacgtgctggtgctggtgctgctaCGGGTGGCCAGGGGTTATCCACAGGACCATCAAGCCCTTTGGCTCCCGAGCTGCGCCAAGCAATGCAAGCTCCACATGAGCTTCCTCAAGCCTCACCACCGCAGGCAGGTCCTTCACAATCACCACCCGAGATTCAGCCCATGGAGGAGCACAAACTCGCTGCAGGCCACCAGGCTGTGCCTGCAATTCCCTCCTCAAGCAAGTCACTCAGGTTTCCTTTGCGCCCAGGAAAAGGTAGTGTTGGCACCAGGTGTTTGGTTAAGGCCAATCATTTCTTTGCCCAACTTCCAGACAGGGATCTTCATCACTACGAT GTCTCTATCACACCGGAAGTTACATCACGACTTCTTAGTCGAGCCATAATCAAGGAGCTGGTAAATCTCCACAAGCAATCTTACTTGGGTGGGCGGCTTCCAGCCTATGATGGTAGGAAGAGCCTATACACAGCGGGCCCATTGCCATTTACTTCCCAGGAATTTCATATCACGTtacttgatgatgatgatggctcTGGTTCCGAGAG GCGACGTAGGAAATTTAAGGTAGTCATTAAATTTGCTGCACGAGCCGACCTCCACCGTCTCGAGTTGTTTTTAGCTGGGAGGCATGCAGAAGCTCCTCAAGAGGCACTGCAAGTTCTTGATATTGTGCTGCGGGAGCTGCCTTCTGCAAG ATATGCACCATTTGGCCGGTCCTTCTTTTCGCCTGACTTAGGCCGaaggcagccccttggtgatgGATTAGAAAGCTGGAGGGGATTTTACCAGAGCATTAGGCCTACTCAGATGGGCCTCTCACTGAACATCG ATATGTCAGCAACGGCTTTCATTGAGCCATTACCTGTAATTGAATTTGTTGCACAACTGCTGAATTCTGACATTCACTCTAGGCCCCTCTCAGATGCGGAACGTGTGAAG ATCAAGAAGGCCTTGAGAGGAGTTAAGGTGGAAGTTACTCATCGTGGCAACATGCGGAGAAAGTATCGGATATCTGCATTAACAACTCAGGCGACTCGAGAGTTAAC TTTTCCTGTTGATGAAGGGGGCACAATGAAGTCAGTTGTACAATACTTTCAAGAGACATATGGCTTTTCCATCCAACACACCTACCTTCCTTGCCTTCAAGTTGGCAATCAACAGCGTCCAAATTACTTGCCTATGGAG GTCTGCAAAATAGTGGAAGGACAGAGGTATTCCAAGAGATTAAACCAAAATCAGATAAGAGCTCTCTTGGAGGAGACATGCCAGCACCCACGTGATCGTGAGCGCGATATAATTCGG ATGGTTAAACATAATGCCTATGATAGGGATGATTACGCGCAAGAGTTTGGCATTAAGATTAGCGATCGTCTGGCATCAGTAGAGGCACGGATTTTACCAGCTCCACGG CTTAAGTACAATGAGACTGGTCAGGAGAAGGATTGCTTACCTAGAGTTGGTCAGTGGAATATGATGAACAAG AAAATGGTAAATGGTGGCAAAGTCAGAAGCTGGATATGTGTCAATTTTGCTCGCAATGTGCAAGAGAGTGTTGTTCGTGGGTTCTGTCATGAACTCGCACTGATGTGCCAAGCGTCAGGAATG GACTTTGCTCGGGAGCCTGTTCTTCCACCTCTATATGCACGTCCTGATCAAGTGGAGCGAGCTCTAAAAGCTAGGTACCATGATGCCATGAACGTTCTTGGACCCCAACGAAAGGAACTTGATTTACTTATTGGAATACTACCTGACAATAACGGTTCACTTTATG GTGATTTGAAGCGTGTGTGTGAAATAGATCTTGGGATAGTTTCGCAGTGCTGTTGTACAAAGCAGGTGTTCAAAATGAACAAACAAATTCTTGCAAATCTTGCTCTGAAGATAAATGTCAAG GTTGGAGGCAGGAATACCGTACTGGTAGATGCAGTCTCAAGGCGGATTCCTCTGGTAACTGACAGACCTACAATTATATTTGGTGCTGATGTGACTCATCCTCATCCTGGAGAGGACAGCAGCCCTTCAATTGCTGCT GTTGTGGCCTCCCAAGATTGGCCAGAAGTGACAAAGTATGCTGGATTAGTTTCTGCTCAAGCTCATCGGCAAGAATTGATAGAGGATTTATATAAGGTCTGGCAAGACCCGCAGAGAGGGACAGTTAGCGGGGGAATGATAAG GGAGCTACTTATATCCTTCAAAAGATCAACAGGGGAGAAGCCCCAGCGAATAATATTTTACAG GGATGGTGTTAGTGAAGGACAATTTTATCAAGTTCTGCTATATGAGCTCAATGCAATCCGAAAG GCCTGTGCCTCCCTGGAAGCAAACTACCAACCTAAGGTGACTTTTGTTGTGGTTCAGAAGCGCCATCATACCAGATTATTTGCTCACAACCACAATGATCGAAATTCAATTGACAGGAGTGGAAACATACTCCCAG GTTAA
- the LOC120647123 gene encoding protein argonaute 1C-like isoform X1, protein MGSRRGRRQQQQQQQQQQEQEEEGSQPPHPRPAAAGRGGRAQQAPQGGGRGGNQGRPSPVHEAHQQQPRGRPGEHPGRGHARGRGGTGTRPQQYPRAGAGAATGGQGLSTGPSSPLAPELRQAMQAPHELPQASPPQAGPSQSPPEIQPMEEHKLAAGHQAVPAIPSSSKSLRFPLRPGKGSVGTRCLVKANHFFAQLPDRDLHHYDVSITPEVTSRLLSRAIIKELVNLHKQSYLGGRLPAYDGRKSLYTAGPLPFTSQEFHITLLDDDDGSGSERRRRKFKVVIKFAARADLHRLELFLAGRHAEAPQEALQVLDIVLRELPSARYAPFGRSFFSPDLGRRQPLGDGLESWRGFYQSIRPTQMGLSLNIDMSATAFIEPLPVIEFVAQLLNSDIHSRPLSDAERVKIKKALRGVKVEVTHRGNMRRKYRISALTTQATRELTFPVDEGGTMKSVVQYFQETYGFSIQHTYLPCLQVGNQQRPNYLPMEVCKIVEGQRYSKRLNQNQIRALLEETCQHPRDRERDIIRMVKHNAYDRDDYAQEFGIKISDRLASVEARILPAPRLKYNETGQEKDCLPRVGQWNMMNKKMVNGGKVRSWICVNFARNVQESVVRGFCHELALMCQASGMDFAREPVLPPLYARPDQVERALKARYHDAMNVLGPQRKELDLLIGILPDNNGSLYGDLKRVCEIDLGIVSQCCCTKQVFKMNKQILANLALKINVKVGGRNTVLVDAVSRRIPLVTDRPTIIFGADVTHPHPGEDSSPSIAAVVASQDWPEVTKYAGLVSAQAHRQELIEDLYKVWQDPQRGTVSGGMIRELLISFKRSTGEKPQRIIFYRDGVSEGQFYQVLLYELNAIRKACASLEANYQPKVTFVVVQKRHHTRLFAHNHNDRNSIDRSGNILPGTVVDSKICHPTEFDFYLCSHAGIKGTSRPAHYHVLWDENNFSADGLQTLTNNLCYTYARCTRSVSIVPPAYYAHLAAFRARFYMEPETSDSGSMASGPAGHGPQSASRSTRTPGGAAVRPLPALKDNVKRVMFYC, encoded by the exons ATGGGGTCGAGGAGgggaaggcggcagcagcagcagcagcagcagcagcagcaggagcaggaggaggagggctcaCAGCCTCCGCACCcgcggcctgctgctgctggaagaggcGGTCGTGCTCAGCAGGCACCGCAAGGAGGAGGTCGTGGGGGGAACCAGGGGCGCCCATCTCCTGTTCACGAGGCccaccagcagcagcccagGGGTCGCCCTGGAGAGCATCCGGGCAGGGGACAtgctcgcggtcgcggtggaACTGGAACGCGGCCGCAACAGTACCCacgtgctggtgctggtgctgctaCGGGTGGCCAGGGGTTATCCACAGGACCATCAAGCCCTTTGGCTCCCGAGCTGCGCCAAGCAATGCAAGCTCCACATGAGCTTCCTCAAGCCTCACCACCGCAGGCAGGTCCTTCACAATCACCACCCGAGATTCAGCCCATGGAGGAGCACAAACTCGCTGCAGGCCACCAGGCTGTGCCTGCAATTCCCTCCTCAAGCAAGTCACTCAGGTTTCCTTTGCGCCCAGGAAAAGGTAGTGTTGGCACCAGGTGTTTGGTTAAGGCCAATCATTTCTTTGCCCAACTTCCAGACAGGGATCTTCATCACTACGAT GTCTCTATCACACCGGAAGTTACATCACGACTTCTTAGTCGAGCCATAATCAAGGAGCTGGTAAATCTCCACAAGCAATCTTACTTGGGTGGGCGGCTTCCAGCCTATGATGGTAGGAAGAGCCTATACACAGCGGGCCCATTGCCATTTACTTCCCAGGAATTTCATATCACGTtacttgatgatgatgatggctcTGGTTCCGAGAG GCGACGTAGGAAATTTAAGGTAGTCATTAAATTTGCTGCACGAGCCGACCTCCACCGTCTCGAGTTGTTTTTAGCTGGGAGGCATGCAGAAGCTCCTCAAGAGGCACTGCAAGTTCTTGATATTGTGCTGCGGGAGCTGCCTTCTGCAAG ATATGCACCATTTGGCCGGTCCTTCTTTTCGCCTGACTTAGGCCGaaggcagccccttggtgatgGATTAGAAAGCTGGAGGGGATTTTACCAGAGCATTAGGCCTACTCAGATGGGCCTCTCACTGAACATCG ATATGTCAGCAACGGCTTTCATTGAGCCATTACCTGTAATTGAATTTGTTGCACAACTGCTGAATTCTGACATTCACTCTAGGCCCCTCTCAGATGCGGAACGTGTGAAG ATCAAGAAGGCCTTGAGAGGAGTTAAGGTGGAAGTTACTCATCGTGGCAACATGCGGAGAAAGTATCGGATATCTGCATTAACAACTCAGGCGACTCGAGAGTTAAC TTTTCCTGTTGATGAAGGGGGCACAATGAAGTCAGTTGTACAATACTTTCAAGAGACATATGGCTTTTCCATCCAACACACCTACCTTCCTTGCCTTCAAGTTGGCAATCAACAGCGTCCAAATTACTTGCCTATGGAG GTCTGCAAAATAGTGGAAGGACAGAGGTATTCCAAGAGATTAAACCAAAATCAGATAAGAGCTCTCTTGGAGGAGACATGCCAGCACCCACGTGATCGTGAGCGCGATATAATTCGG ATGGTTAAACATAATGCCTATGATAGGGATGATTACGCGCAAGAGTTTGGCATTAAGATTAGCGATCGTCTGGCATCAGTAGAGGCACGGATTTTACCAGCTCCACGG CTTAAGTACAATGAGACTGGTCAGGAGAAGGATTGCTTACCTAGAGTTGGTCAGTGGAATATGATGAACAAG AAAATGGTAAATGGTGGCAAAGTCAGAAGCTGGATATGTGTCAATTTTGCTCGCAATGTGCAAGAGAGTGTTGTTCGTGGGTTCTGTCATGAACTCGCACTGATGTGCCAAGCGTCAGGAATG GACTTTGCTCGGGAGCCTGTTCTTCCACCTCTATATGCACGTCCTGATCAAGTGGAGCGAGCTCTAAAAGCTAGGTACCATGATGCCATGAACGTTCTTGGACCCCAACGAAAGGAACTTGATTTACTTATTGGAATACTACCTGACAATAACGGTTCACTTTATG GTGATTTGAAGCGTGTGTGTGAAATAGATCTTGGGATAGTTTCGCAGTGCTGTTGTACAAAGCAGGTGTTCAAAATGAACAAACAAATTCTTGCAAATCTTGCTCTGAAGATAAATGTCAAG GTTGGAGGCAGGAATACCGTACTGGTAGATGCAGTCTCAAGGCGGATTCCTCTGGTAACTGACAGACCTACAATTATATTTGGTGCTGATGTGACTCATCCTCATCCTGGAGAGGACAGCAGCCCTTCAATTGCTGCT GTTGTGGCCTCCCAAGATTGGCCAGAAGTGACAAAGTATGCTGGATTAGTTTCTGCTCAAGCTCATCGGCAAGAATTGATAGAGGATTTATATAAGGTCTGGCAAGACCCGCAGAGAGGGACAGTTAGCGGGGGAATGATAAG GGAGCTACTTATATCCTTCAAAAGATCAACAGGGGAGAAGCCCCAGCGAATAATATTTTACAG GGATGGTGTTAGTGAAGGACAATTTTATCAAGTTCTGCTATATGAGCTCAATGCAATCCGAAAG GCCTGTGCCTCCCTGGAAGCAAACTACCAACCTAAGGTGACTTTTGTTGTGGTTCAGAAGCGCCATCATACCAGATTATTTGCTCACAACCACAATGATCGAAATTCAATTGACAGGAGTGGAAACATACTCCCAG GTACGGTTGTAGATTCGAAGATCTGCCATCCTACTGAATTTGACTTCTACTTGTGCAGCCATGCTGGCATTAAG GGCACTAGCCGTCCAGCTCATTATCATGTCTTGTGGGATGAGAACAACTTCTCTGCTGATGGGTTGCAGACTCTTACCAACAACCTCTGTTACAC atatgcaaggtgcacacgcTCTGTATCAATCG TTCCACCGGCATATTATGCTCACCTGGCTGCCTTCCGTGCTCGTTTCTACATGGAACCAGAGACCTCGGACAGTGGTTCTATGGCAAGTGGTCCTGCAGGCCATGGACCACAATCAGCATCCCGTAGCACTCGGACCCCTGGTGGTGCAGCTGTTAGGCCACTTCCGGCTCTGAaggataatgtaaagagggtcATGTTCTACTGCTGA
- the LOC120647190 gene encoding calcium-dependent protein kinase 6-like gives MRGGGHLQQHLSSPTAVLGHATPPLRDLYALGRKLGQGQFGTTYLCTELATGTALACKSIAKRKLLTPEDVDDVRREIQIMHHLAGHESVVTIKGAYEDALYVHIVMELCEGGELFDRIVDRGYFSERKAAEIARVIVGVVEACHSLGVMHRDLKPENFLLLGKDIEDGGEEEAEAEASSSSPGIKLKAIDFGLSVFFKPGQVFTDVVGSPYYVAPEVLCKHYGPEADVWTAGVIIYILLSGVPPFWAETQQGIFDAVLKGAIDFDSEPWPSISDSAKDLIRGMLRSPPADRLTAHQVLCHPWICENGVAPDRALDPAVLSRLKHFSAMNRLKKMALRVIAQSLSEEELAGLKEMFKAMDTDGSGAITFEELKEGLRRHGSNLRESEIRDLMDAADVDRSGTIDYDEFIAATVHMSKLEREEHLLAAFAYFDKDGSGYITVDELEQACRDHNMTDVGIDDIIREVDQDNDGRIDYGEFVAMMKKGIIGHGRLTMRHTSDGSVLQGAGG, from the exons atgcgcggcggcgggcacctGCAGCAGCACCTCTCCTCCCCCACCGCCGTGCTgggccacgccacgccgccgctgcgcgaCCTGTACGCGCTCGGGCGCAAGCTCGGGCAGGGGCAGTTCGGCACCACGTACCTGTGCACGGAGCTGGCCACCGGCACGGCCCTGGCCTGCAAGTCCATCGCCAAGCGCAAGCTGCTGACCCCCGAGGACGTGGACGACGTCCGGCGCGAGATCCAGATCATGCACCACCTGGCGGGGCACGAGAGCGTGGTCACCATCAAGGGCGCCTACGAGGACGCGCTGTACGTGCACATCGTCATGGAGCTGTGCGagggcggcgagctcttcgaccGCATCGTCGACCGCGGCTACTTCTCGGAGCGCAAGGCCGCCGAGATCGCCCGCGTCATCGTCGGCGTCGTGGAGGCCTGCCACTCGCTCGGGGTCATGCACCGGGACCTCAAGCCCGAGAACTTTCTGCTGCTTGGTAAGGATatcgaggacggcggcgaggaggaggcggaggcggaggcctccagcagcagcccggGCATCAAGCTCAAGGCCATCGACTTCGGTCTCTCCGTCTTCTTCAAGCCCGGTCAGGTGTTCACGGACGTGGTGGGGTCCCCCTACTACGTGGCCCCCGAGGTGCTCTGCAAGCACTACGGGCCCGAGGCCGACGTGTGGACGGCGGGGGTCATCATCTACATCCTCCTCAGCGGCGTGCCGCCCTTCTGGGCCGAGACGCAGCAGGGCATCTTCGACGCCGTGCTCAAGGGCGCCATCGACTTCGACTCGGAGCCCTGGCCCAGCATCTCCGACAGCGCCAAGGACCTCATCCGCGGCATGctgcggtcgccgccggccgaccgCCTCACCGCGCACCAGGTGCTGTGCCACCCCTGGATCTGCGAGAACGGCGTCGCGCCCGACCGGGCGCTCGACCCGGCCGTGCTCTCCAGGCTCAAGCACTTCTCCGCCATGAACCGCCTCAAGAAGATGGCGCTGCGCGTCATCGCCCAGAGCCTCTCCGAGGAGGAGCTCGCGGGGCTCAAGGAGATGTTCAAGGCCATGGACAcggacggcagcggcgccaTCACCTTCGAGGAGCTCAAGGAGGGGCTGCGCCGGCACGGCTCCAACCTCAGGGAGAGCGAGATCCGGGACCTCATGGACGCCGCCGACGTCGACAGGAGCGGCACCATCGACTACGACGAGTTCATCGCCGCCACCGTGCACATGAGCAAGCTCGAGCGCGAGGAGCACCTGCTCGCCGCATTCGCCTACTTCGACAAGGACGGCAGCGGATACATCACCGTCGACGAGCTGGAGCAGGCCTGCAGGGACCACAACATGACGGACGTGGGCATCGACGACATCATCAGGGAGGTGGACCAGGACAAC GATGGCCGCATCGACTACGGCGAGTTCGTGGCCATGATGAAGAAGGGCATCATCGGTCACGGGAGGCTCACCATGAGGCACACCTCCGACGGCAGCGTCCTCCAGGGCGCCGGCGGCTAG